From a region of the Hymenobacter jejuensis genome:
- a CDS encoding HipA family kinase: MQVDSLSLRTVEVTRYVTPLREGGSLPALAEADDGFLYVLKFRGAGQGIKALIAELIVGELARTMGLRVPELVFCELDEAFGRTEPDEEIQDLLRASTGLNLGLHYLSGASTFDALVNTVDAHLASQVVWLDCLTLNVDRTARNTNLLMWHKELWLIDHGAALYVHHAGPGWAQPEKQRSFGQVKDHVLLPQASELEAVDAESRALLTPERIRAIVALVPDEWLTEAFATDSAHEQREAYRQFLESRLATSNTFVQEAQNARKALI; this comes from the coding sequence ATGCAGGTTGATTCTCTATCGCTTCGCACCGTTGAAGTGACGCGCTACGTCACGCCGCTGCGCGAAGGCGGTTCGCTGCCGGCCCTCGCCGAAGCCGACGACGGCTTTTTGTACGTGCTCAAGTTTCGGGGTGCCGGGCAGGGCATCAAGGCACTTATTGCCGAGCTGATCGTGGGCGAATTGGCGCGCACGATGGGCTTGCGGGTGCCGGAGCTGGTGTTCTGCGAGCTCGACGAAGCCTTTGGCCGCACCGAGCCCGACGAGGAAATTCAGGATTTGCTGCGCGCCAGCACTGGGCTGAACCTGGGCCTGCATTACCTCTCCGGCGCCAGCACCTTCGATGCGCTGGTAAATACCGTCGACGCGCACCTTGCCTCCCAGGTGGTGTGGCTCGATTGCCTGACCCTGAACGTGGACCGCACCGCCCGCAACACCAACCTGCTCATGTGGCATAAAGAGCTCTGGCTCATCGACCACGGCGCGGCCCTCTACGTGCACCACGCCGGGCCGGGCTGGGCGCAGCCGGAAAAGCAGCGCTCGTTTGGCCAGGTGAAAGACCATGTGCTGCTGCCCCAAGCCAGTGAGCTAGAGGCCGTTGATGCCGAAAGCCGGGCGTTGCTTACGCCGGAGCGCATCCGGGCCATTGTGGCGCTGGTGCCCGACGAGTGGCTGACGGAAGCTTTCGCCACGGACTCGGCGCACGAGCAGCGCGAGGCCTACCGCCAGTTTCTGGAAAGCCGCCTCGCCACATCTAACACCTTTGTTCAGGAAGCGCAGAATGCCCGGAAAGCACTTATTTGA
- a CDS encoding DUF3037 domain-containing protein, with protein sequence MPGKHLFEYAVLRVVPRVEREEFINVGVILYCRSLGFLQTRYALPEARLRAFAGEELDLQEIAERLRSFERICRGRAEGGVIGQLSIAERFRWLTATRSTVVQTSCVHPGLCEDAAATLERLFAQLVQ encoded by the coding sequence ATGCCCGGAAAGCACTTATTTGAGTACGCCGTGCTGCGCGTGGTGCCCCGCGTGGAGCGCGAAGAATTTATCAACGTCGGTGTCATCTTGTACTGCCGGTCGCTGGGCTTTTTGCAAACCCGCTATGCGTTGCCCGAAGCCCGGTTGCGCGCCTTTGCCGGCGAAGAGCTAGACCTGCAAGAGATAGCTGAGCGCCTGCGTTCGTTCGAGCGAATTTGCCGGGGCAGGGCAGAAGGTGGAGTAATTGGGCAACTGTCTATTGCTGAGCGATTTAGGTGGTTGACTGCCACGCGAAGCACCGTGGTGCAAACCTCGTGTGTGCACCCCGGCCTTTGCGAAGACGCTGCCGCCACATTAGAGCGATTGTTTGCCCAGCTCGTGCAGTGA